From the genome of Blautia hydrogenotrophica DSM 10507:
GAACAGTTAATTAATGATGAAAATATTCAAAAAGTGATTCATCAAGAGTTAACATATCTTGAATTATATTCTTCAATTGATAATATTAGGAATGCGCTCTTTATGACGGGATATCTCACACAACGGGTAAATTAGTGAGCAATGAACTCAGTTCGGTGATTCCGAATCGAGAAATACCAAATATTTATGCAGAACAGATATTATTAATATTTAAAAATCAAGTTTCAATATATGATGCGGCGTTGGAGACTTTTTACACTTCTTTGGTAGTTGGAAATCCTCAGGAAGTGAAACAACAATTTGCTGCTTTATTGAGAAGATAGTCAGCGTCCGAGATACTTTTGGAAAAGAACCTACGAAAGAAAATTTTTATCATAGAATTTTGCTTGGCATTTTGGGTTTTAAGTCTGGATGGGTTATGACTTCTAATAAAGAATCGGGAAATGGTTTAAAAACATTATGATTTCAATGATGATGAGGATGTTGGAATTATTATAGAAATTAAATACGCCGATGAAAATATTGAAGCTGTGCGCTTAAAAGTTCTTAATTATAGCAACGTTAATCAATACGTGAAGAATCTGCGTCAGGCTGGTATTCGTACGATATTGAAATAAGGTATTGCCTGCAATAGAAAAAGCTGCCGAGTACTACTTGAAACGAAAAAAGTAACTGATCTGCAACCCATAAAAGAATAACTAAATATTTTCAGTAACTTTTGTGTAATATGATATTTACTCAAAAATGTATTTAGAAATTTTTTGAAATGTTGATTTAAGAAATCGTAAGTTTTCCTGAGAATTCATATCATCATTTTCCAAATGTCTTTCTAATCATATAGTTTTGACACCAAATAGTCATATTGTAAATAAAGTCGCTGGCAAAAGGAAAGGTGACATAAAATGGAAAAACAACATGGCAACTACGAAAATTATAACACAAAGTTAAAACAAGATGCAGGTAATGGAACGTCAAATGCTCCAATAGGTCCGAGAGTAGGCAACTCAGAAGAGATTGTCAATCTTATTAAACAATATCTCTCACAACACCCTGCAAACTACGAACCTGGCATTGAATCACTGTTGGAACAAATTTATTTCTGTTATATGGACTTCAATCCGGTAGAAAATGCCAGTGTGAGAAAAAACTATAACGGTTTACTCGATTTGTTGCACGGACTAGCTCTGGGCCAAATTTCTTGTACAGAAGAAACGGAGGAACAGCTTATCGATTATGTCAATGCGGCATGCTCCGAGTATGAACGCGAAGCTTTCATAGAAGGAATGAAAGTCGGAGCCAGAGCGATAATAGAACTAATGGGAAGTAAGTAGTAACAACTGAAGTAAATAAAAAACAGACAGAACCCTGCTGTGAATGAATAGGTTCAAAGCAGGGTTCATTTTTGTGACTGTATAAAACTTTTTAAAGTAATAATAAATTGTAGGTTGTACAAAAATGTACTATAATGTTAAAAATTAGGAGAGAAATTTTGTGAATTTTTCCTATCACATTTTATTCTTTTCTAGGATATAATTTCTTATAGAAGAATCGTATTCAGAGTAATAAGAAAAAACACTATTTTTACAAAAGATAAAATACTCTGGATATGATTCTTTCTAGTTAAATTTAAAACTTATAGACATTTCTTTACATAATTAGATAAATAATGTTTAAGTCAATCTGACTGAATATCATCTTGTAATTCATTTCTTCATTATAGATCAGCATACTTTTATATTCGATTCCAAATGTAACTGACCTGTACTCTTAAACGTTTCAATATCTCAACATTTCTCTATTCCCTGATAACAGTTTAAGGTTTGATAAAATCGCCTAGTTCAATCTAAAAGAAAAACAAGGTGATCTGAGTATCAATATGAGAGAATCATATCTAGAGCATTTTATCTTTTGTATAAGGTATCTTTTTTTCTCTACTTCTGGATACGATTCTCCCTAAAACTATTATACCAGAAAATATAAGGAAATGTATAAATGATGTTAAAAAAATTACTAATTTTCATTTGATAAACTACTTTTGCTCTTACAAAGCTTTTCATATGAGAAATTTAATATATGTTCTTTCCGTTCTTTCAATATAGTTTTGTAAAAAGTTTTCTGTAGATCAGATATAAATGGTGTTTCATCTATGATTTTATTTATTTTAATCAAATCAATTCTCGCTAAAATACGTTTTAAAGCTTGGTTACAATCAGTGTTTTGAAGAGAAGATATGAAGTCAAAATATCGAATTTTTTTTCCATTAATTTTAATTCCCGATAAAGGAATTTCAAATACTCGCAGATTTCTCTCTTCTGGATCTTCTAAGGTATTTTTCATAATTTCTTCACTAGCCTGTGGAAACAGACAGCTACCGCAATCGTATACTGGTGCAAGTTTGATTTCATCTGTAGCGTTATTATAAAGAAATCCCCAATTTCCATTGTGTCTGTCCCAATTTCCAATCAGAGCATCTACAATAAATATATCCCAAAACCATTTAATAAGTATTGGCGGATCGATAGCCGTCTGCATTTCTAGTGTTGTGAGAATATCACTTAATTCCGTGCCGTATCCATTATGCATGGAATCTATCATCGTGTTTTTCAAAGACGCAAAATCCTGAAGAATCAAGCCTGTTGCTGTAAAATCTTTACAAGCCACAACTATCTTTTTTTTACCATTTTTAGTATAGGTTCCGAGCAGAGTCTTCTGAACGGGAATTCCTACGCTTTCAAAAATATGGCAGCCAATATACTCAGAAATACAACCATTTGTATAACTCATTTCCCTGTTTCTAGAAGGCAGCGAGGGAAATTTGAGCATATACTGCTCTCCATTATAAATGACGGAAATCTTACTTCCATTTGCTCCGGCATAAGTTTTGTTTCGAACCGGTAGGTTGGAGAAGTCAATCATTCGTTAGTCACCTCTTTTCATTCTCAAATATTTTTCTCGTAAATACCACGCTTGTTCAGACGAAATTTCTTGTTCTACCTCTGCCGAATTTATATCAGCATTTAACTCGCTCCATGCAATATCCCAATGATAATCTACTTTCCCACTGTCTTCAATTACCCAAGACGCAATCATATTTTTTAATGATCTTTGCAGGTAGGGAGGTAATCCTCTTTCAAGGTATTCTTTATTTGTAGGTAATCCTGTATCACAATCATAATTTTTTTGAGTGTCCAATGTCATAATTTCCTCCATTGTACAACCAAGTGCCTTTGCAAGCTGAAAAACTGTTCGGGCTGAACAATTTTGTAAAGAACTTTTTCCTGAACATATGTCCGTAACCGTGGTTTTAGGAATACCACTGATTTTAGAAAGACGATATCTAGTGATGCTTTTTTTATCAAGATAAGCTTGTAAATCCATAACTCTCATCCTTTCCTTTTTATATTGTATCGGTATACCGACCTTCTGTCAAGGAGAGAAGATTGTACAAAAATGTTATTATTCTTCACTTCCTTATATTTATCAGTTAAATTCGATAAAAATAAATTGAAATTATTATTTGGGGATTAGACATTTTTGACTTTCTACATTTGAAAAAAGGATTATAAAACTATTGAAGAAATTTTAATAATAACAATTATTTGGAGTTGGCAGATAGATTCTACACTTCCAGAGGAATTATTAATGAGTACAACAATAGAAGTTAATAATAAAATAGTAAAAAAATTGGAACAGCATAAGACTAACCTAGCATATCGTACAAACAAACAACAGGTTTTTATTATCGGATCAAAAGGTATTCCGGCCTCTTATGGCGGTTTTGAGACATTCGTTGAAAAACTGACAGAGTATCAGACGAATTTTAGAATCCGTTACCATGTTTCTCGTATAGGAAACGATACTATGCGTTATGAATACAATGGCGCAAAATGCTTCAATGTGAACGTTCCAGATATAGGAGCAGCAAAAGCAATTTATTATGATATTGCTGCTCTTCGATACTGTATTAACTACTGTAAAGTGAGGCCATCGATTCAAAAGCCTATTTTTTATGTGCTGGCCTGCCGGATTGGACCATTTATTGGAACGCTGAAAAAACAAATAGCAGAACTTGGCGGTACTTTGTATGTTAATCCTGACGGACATGAGTGGAAAAGAGCAAAATGGAGCGCATCGGTTCGAAAATATTGGAAAATTTCTGAGAAGCTGATGGTAAAACATGCAGATCTTCTCATATGCGACAGCAAAAATATCGAAAAATATATCAGAGAAACCTTTCCCAAGTATAATCCCCGAACGACATTTATAGCATATGGCTCAGATACAACGCCGTCTATATTATCTGATAATAGTGAAACTTTCACAAAATGGCTGTCTGAAAAGAATCTGAGAGCGAACCATTACTATCTGGTTGTCGGAAGATTCGTACCCGAGAACAACTATGAGACTATGATTAAAGAATTCATGAAATCAAAAACTTCACATGATTTTGTTTTAGTCACAAATGTAACAGAGAAATTTTTAGAGGAGTTAAAACTCAAAACCGGATTTCATAAGGATAAACGTATCAAGTTTGTGGGAACGGTATACGATCAGGAATTATTAAAGAAAATCAGAGAACAAGCTTACGGGTATTTTCATGGACATGAAGTAGGAGGAACAAATCCATCTTTGCTAGAAGCCCTCGGCAGTACAAATTTGAATTTACTATTGGATGTAAACTTTAACAGAGAAGTCGCACAAAATAGCGCTCTTTACTGGACAAAAGAAAACGGGAATTTGGCAGCGTTAATTGATAAAGCAGATCAAATGTGTCCGCAAGAGATTAACGAATATGGAAAAAAAGCAAAAGCCAGAATAACAGAGGCATACAGCTGGCAGCATATCGTATCTCAATATGAAAACATCTTTCTTAAAAATATTGATATATAGGAAATGAAAAGCGATGAATAAAAGTGACATATCTAATATAAAACTGCTTCAGCAAGTAGATCTGGAAATTGTAAAAGCTGTGGCATCGTTATGCGATCGACACAATCTTACATATTATATGATAGGCGGAACCATGCTGGGAGCAATACGGCACAAAGGATTTATCCCTTGGGATGATGATATTGATCTGGGTATGCCCAGAAAAGACTATGAGAAACTGCTTATGATTGCTCCGAAAGAGCTTCCCGAACATTTGAAAGTAGTTAATTACAGGAATACGCCGCATTACCAATACTATATTACCCGTATTTTAGACACTCATACGAAAGTCATAGAAGAAAGAATCGGTAACAGCAGTAGATACACTCATGTTTCCATTGACATTTTTCCAATTGATGGCACTCCAAACAATAGATTTTTAAGAAAATTTTATTTTTTGCGGGTACTCTTTCATAGGGCCTTGATGTCATTATGTTATAAAGATTCCATTGATCGCAAACGTAACAGAAGTACAGTGGAAAAAATTTTCCTTTGGATTATGGAACGCTTACCAATAGAAAAACTAACTACTCCATACAAGCAAAAATGTAAAATTGATAAATTATTGAGAAAACAGGACATTCAAACGTCAAACTTCATAGGCAATATTATGGGAGCCTACAGAACCAGGGAAATCGTTCCAGCAGAATATTACGGCACAGGAAAAATGTATTCATTTGAAGACATAGAACTTCGAGGAGTAGATATGTACGATGAGTATCTGACTTACACATACGGTGACTATATGAAGTGGCCGCCAGAGGAAAAAAGAAAGACTCATTTTAAACTCATAGAGATTCACGGAAAAAAGGTAAACGTCTAATAAGCAATGGGAAGGCACGCTTATTCGTTATGAAATTAAAAAATATACTAAAAAAACAAGGTGGAAGTAAACTGCTGAAGCAGTATTGGCAAAGCGGGGTATTTTTTACAGCAGCGGCAGAATTTTTACTTTTAGGAAAGAGCCGGACAGCTCTCGAAATTTTAAGACTGTCTGCACAGCTGAAGTCTAAAAAAAAGCTTGAAAAAAAATACAAAAAAAATTTGTTGGATTTTGATCGGCAGTTTGATAGGACTCTATCTCAGAAAAGCAGCGAGAAAATATGGATTTGCTGGTTCCAGGGAATAGAAAATGCACCTTATATAGTTCAAAAATGCTATCAATCTATAAAAGAAAACATACCTGATAAAGAAATAATCGTTTTAACAGAAGATAATCTTGCAGATTATGTTCAATTTCCTGAGTATATTTTGTCAAAATGGAAAAACAATATTATCACCCATACACATATGACAGACTTACTCAGACTTGAATTATTAATTCGTTATGGTGGTATGTGGCTGGATGCTACTGTTTTTTGCAGCGGAAAAGAAATACCCGATTATTACTTTGATTCTGATTTATTTTTTTACCAGTGTTTAAAACCGGGGCGGGACGGACATGCAATTTATATTTCTAGCTGGCTTATAAGTGCAAAAACGAATAACAAAATTTTGATGGCTGTACGCCATCTCTGCTATGAATATTGGAAAGAAAACAATAACATGATGGATTACTTCCTGTTACACAGCTTCTTTTCTATAGTCTTAGACTATTACCCGGAAGAATGGAGACAGATTGTGCCAAGAGATAATGCGACACCTCACATATTATTATTACGGCTATTTGAGCAGTATGATGAAAGAGTATGGGAAAGCGTTAAAGCACAAAATTGTTTTCATAAATTGACATATAAATTCACTCAAAAAGAAGAAGCACTTGAAGGAACTTATTATAGAAAGTTATTTGATATAAAAGATTAAAATTTCATCATTATTTGACGATTAAAAGTTTTAAATATGCATCACGGAAGGAATTAGAAAATGAGAGCTAGAGTAATTGCATATTATTTGCCTCAATATCATCCCATTCCAGAAAATGACAAGTTTTGGGGGAAAGGATTCACTGAGTGGACGAATGTGGCAAAAGCGAAACCGTTATTTAAGGGGCATTATCAGCCTCAGATTCCTGCTGACTTAGGTTTTTATGATTTACGCTTGCCGGAAATCCGGAAAGCGCAGGCTGAGCTTGCAAAAGAAGCAGGTATAGAAGGTTTTTGCTATTGGCACTATTGGTTTGGAAATGGAAAAAAAGTGTTAGACATGCCGTTCCAAGAAGTATTAAAAAGTGGTGAGCCTGACTTACCTTTTTGCTTAGGATGGGCAAATCATAGCTGGACCACGAAAACCTGGGAAAAAGGAAAGAGCTTTTCTTCCGAAACCATGATTTTTCAACAGCTTTATCCTGGTGATGAAGATTATATTGCACATTTTTACGATGTACTTCCAGCTTTCAAAGACAAAAGATACATTACCGTTGAAGATAAACCGCTGTTCGTTATCTTTCAACCTGATGATCTTCCAGATTCTGAACATTTTATAGAACTTTGGAATCATTTAGCTTTGGAAAACGGGCTAAAAGGAATATTTTTTGTCGGCAGATGTGATGCACTACCTTCCTTGAACCAGTCGAACATAAAGCATATTGATTCATTGACCAAGCCTCGTTATGAACAGCTACTGTCCAGAGGATTTGACGGTGTAAATTCCGTGACATTAAAATACGCAGAATTTAAATCCGCAGGGATGATACATAAAGGCATTCACTCCATTTTAAGAAAATATTTTGGCGGAATGGTTCTGGATAAGTACAGATATTCAGATATCATAAAGCATTTTATAACACCTGAGGACTATAGCGAGAGAATCTATCCGCAGTTGATTCCACGAAGAGACCGTTCTCCGCGTTCTGGACGAAAAGCTATGATTTATTACGACAGCACTCCTGAATTATTCAAATTAGCAGCCGAGAATGCAGTGAAATGTGTTGAAAAGAGAGATAAAAATCACCGTTTGATTTTTTTGAATGCGTGGAATGAGTGGGGAGAAGGTGCTTATATGGAACCGGATTTGAGATTCGGACATAAATATATTGAAGCTTTAAGAGAGGTTCTGACAAATTAGAAATATAAGGAGATTCAAATTATGAAGATTACAGTTTCTGGAACTGGATATGTAGGGTTATCACTTGCTGTTTTGTTGGCGCAAAACCATCAGGTGACAGCGGTGGACATACTTCCGGAAAAGGTTAAATTAATCAATGACAAAAAATCTCCTCTTCGAGATGAATACATAGAGAATTATCTGCTGGAAAAAGAACTTAATTTAACAGCCACGTTGGATGAAAAGACTGCGTATGAAGACGCTGATTTTGTGATAGTTGCGGTTCCAACGAATTATGACAGCAAGAAAAATTATTTTGATACATCAGCAGTCGAATTAGTGATAGAGACTGTGATGAAATATAACCCAAAAGCTACTGTAATCATTAAAAGCACCGTTCCTGTAGGATTTACGGAAAATATAAGAAAAAAGCTTAACAAAAAAAATATTCTTTTCAGTCCTGAATTTTTGCGAGAATCCAAAGCGCTTTTTGATAATTTATATCCATCAAGAATTATTATCGGTACAGATTTGAGAGATCCGCAGCTGATGCAGGCCTCACAAAGCTTTTCTGCTCTTTTAAAAGAAGGTGCAATAAAAAAAGAAATTCCAACTTTGTTTATGGGATTTACTGAGGCGGAAGCAGTAAAGCTGTTCGCCAACACATATCTTGCATTGAGAGTAAGCTACTTCAATGAATTGGATACTTATGCGGAAATAAAAAAACTGAATACGAAACAAATCATAGACGGCGTATGTTTAGATCCCAGAATTGGAAACTGTTATAATAATCCGAGTTTTGGATATGGCGGGTATTGTCTGCCTAAGGATACAAAACAGCTTTTGGCAAATTATGCAGACATACCAGAAAATCTTATTGCGGCAATTGTAGAAAGCAATCGTACTCGAAAAGATTTCATCGCCGATCGTGTTTTGAATTTAGCGGGTTACTATGATTACAGTGATGACAAAAGCTATAACGAGATGCTGGAAAAACATGTTGTTATTGGTGTTTATAGATTAACGATGAAAAGTAATAGCGATAACTTTCGTGACAGCAGCGTCCAAGGTGTGATGAAACGTATAAAAGCAAAAGGCGCCACGGTGATAGTTTTTGAACCGACTCTGGAAAATGGAAGTACATTTTTTGGTTCTTTGGTTGTCAATGATTTGAAGGAGTTTAAGAAAAAATGTGACGCAATTATAGCAAACCGCTATGATGAATGCTTGGAAGATATCATTGACAAAGTATACACGCGTGATCTTTTTTTCAGAGACTAAAGATTAAACTATAAGAAGGAAATAATTAAATGAATGAATTAATATCAGTCGTCATTCCAAGTTATAATCGAAAAAACACAATACTATCTTGTATTCGAAGTGTATTGGAGCAGACATATAGTAATCTAGAGGTTATCGTGATAGATGACGGTTCCACAGATTATACCTATACATTATTTAATGATTCTTTCGATGACAGAGTAAAATTTTTCAGATATGAAGAAAACAGGGGCGCATGTTACGCTCGAAATTTGGGGGCTGAATTATCTTCTGGGGCATATATTGCCTTTCAGGACAGTGATGACATCTGGAAAAAAACTAAACTCGCGAAAGAATTAAGCTATTTAAAAAAAGAAAATGCTGATATGGTGTTTTGTGGGATGAATAGAAAAGATCCCATTCATAAAACCTCCAAATATTATCCAGATGAGACTTTCCGCTCAGATAGAAATATTTTAGCTCAACTGCTGGAAAATAATGCAGTGAGTACGCAGACAATCTTAATAAAAAGAGAAGTAATAAATAAAATAAAATTTGATGTCACTTTTAAACGGTATCAGGATTGGGATTTTGCATTGCAGGCAGCAAGTTCAGGTATTAAGATAGCCTATTTAGCAGAAGGATTAGTTGATTCTACTATTCAGGGTAACAGTATCTCAGCAAATGTAAAAGAAGGGGTTGCCTACGAACACTTAATAGAGAAACACATGGATTTATATAACAAAAATCCCAGAGCTCTCGCAGCTATTTATAAAAAAATAGGAAACAGTTATAGAAACAGCAACAGGAAAAAGTCTCGATATTTCTTTAAAATGAGTTTAAAAACTCAGTTTCACTTAAAAGTTTTTGTAAAATGGATTGTCGGTCGGTAAAAAGAGTTAACTTCGTAAAAAATATGAGATCAGAATGGAGGCTTATGCTGTGTACGGAATGAAAATTAACAAATGGAATTTAATGATATACAGTGGCTTTTTTTGTTTGCTCATGCCTACATTTATGATTTCTTTTGCAGGGTACCTGTTTCCAGGAGCAAGTATTTATCTATGGATGGCTGCAAGTCTAGTTTTTTCTTATTTTTATGCATCTTGCGGGAAAATATGCCTGAAAATATCTATCCCTAAGCTGTTAAAAAAACCAGGGCTTGTCTGGATGTTAATTATAATTATCGTTTTAATGCATAATTATGATTTAAAAGAAAGCATCACAGCCAGACAGCCCATTTGCTATATTAGTCTCTTTATTTTATTTTTTATATTAAGTCAAACCATAACTTGGGTAAAATTTTTCTGGGGAGTAGTGAAAATATTCTGTACTTTTCACCTTATCACAGGAATTTTTTTCTTGTTCAATAAGTCAATGCTTATAAACAATATCATACCGTTATTTCAGGTAGATGAAAATGTAATCAGGCTGCTATATCAAGCCATTGAAAATGGATATATGACCGGATTGTGTTACCATTATAGCACGATGGGCATGTACATGGCATTGGGAGTCGTTGCATTTTCAGACATGCTTTTGCTTCAGAAATCGACCTGGATCCAAAAAATTGGATTTTTTTCGATGTTTTTAGGACTGTTACTCACAGGTAAACGGGGACCTCTTTTGGCCGTTGTGTTAGCATTACTTATCGTTTATCTGACAACGAATAAATTGTTGAACAGGAAAAAATTGTTCAGAGTATTTGCAGGACTAATTTTTATCTTTGCATTGATTATGGTGGCTTATTATAAAATTCCTCAAGTACAAAGTACAATTAATCGCTTTATAGTTGAGAGCTCCGACATCAATTCATTTTCAAGCGGACGTGTGGATTATTTTTATGTCAATGCGATTTCTATGTTCTTGGAAAAACCTTTATTTGGAAATGGCTGGAGATTTTTCAGACATAATATAGAGCACTATTCCGGCGGTATTATTGGAACAAACGATGCTCACAATATATTTTTAGAGCTTCTGGCAGACACAGGAATAATCGGCCTCACAATTTTTATTTGCTTTTTTGCAATGTCCATATTTGTTACTTATACTACGATTAAAAAGATTACTGGATCATATTCTTCCAATGCTCATGAAGTATTGTATCTCAAAAAAGCATTTGTATATCAGTTGTTTTTCCTTATGTATGGATTGTCAGGCAATTCATTGTACGATGAGCAGTGTTACATTCCATATTTTGTCTGCTGTATTGCAGGTTATACTTATAATCTTCAATTTCGAAACAGGATTATAAGAAAGAGGCCATGCTGAGAGTACCTATTATACAAGGAGTATAGAGTATGAAAAAAGTTCTTATAGTAACCAAAATAGGGAAAAATTATGGAGCTCTATTACAGGCTTATGCCCTAAAATGCGCGATAGAATCTTTAAATTGTAATGTTCAAATTTTAAATTATGCTTTGCCAAGTACAGTATCGACATATGAGCCTTATCCTAAAATAACCGGTTTTAAATCTATGCGCCGATTCTTGGCAGGTTTAGGGACATACCGGTTTCAGAAACGGAGTATAAAAAAATTTTTGTCATTTAGAGATGAGTATTTCAATTTTACAAAAGAATATCACAATTTTGAAGAGTTATTACAGGATCCTCCTGAAGCACAGATATATTTTACAGGAAGCGATCAAGTATGGAATCCTCTCATCAATTTTGACGAAGCATATTATTTGATGTTTGCTCCTGAGAATACAGTGCGTGCCTCATACGCTGCTTCTTTGGGCATATCCCAAATACCAGAAAAATATCTCTCAGAATTTCAAAAGAGAGTGAAGAATATTACATTTCGCTCTGTACGTGAAAGCTCTTCAAGAGAATTGCTGCTGGGGATGAATATCTGTTCTTCAGTTCACATTGACCCAACTTTGCTTCTGAAGTCTGAACAATATAATAAACTTTCTGCCAATATAGAAATCAAAAGGCCATTTATTCTACTGTACTTTTTGATTATGCCGTCGTCTCCTGAACAATATATAAAAGAATTAAAGACTTTATATCCGGATCATTTAATAGTAAATCTGCATGGGGATTTAGGAACGAAGCGTATAGGTGATGTCCAAATTGCAGATGCAGGACCAAAGGAATTCCTGAGCTTA
Proteins encoded in this window:
- a CDS encoding polysaccharide pyruvyl transferase family protein, with the translated sequence MKKVLIVTKIGKNYGALLQAYALKCAIESLNCNVQILNYALPSTVSTYEPYPKITGFKSMRRFLAGLGTYRFQKRSIKKFLSFRDEYFNFTKEYHNFEELLQDPPEAQIYFTGSDQVWNPLINFDEAYYLMFAPENTVRASYAASLGISQIPEKYLSEFQKRVKNITFRSVRESSSRELLLGMNICSSVHIDPTLLLKSEQYNKLSANIEIKRPFILLYFLIMPSSPEQYIKELKTLYPDHLIVNLHGDLGTKRIGDVQIADAGPKEFLSLIRDSEAVVTSSFHGTIFSIIFHRPFLSFLPQGTGGRILDLLDGLCLSDQIIFSPNQIEKLKNELPYNEIDVVIEKKQQDAFKYLKKVVMASKRTD